A portion of the Algisphaera agarilytica genome contains these proteins:
- a CDS encoding S1C family serine protease: MRDWTRSMGLAVAVGAIGALAFQGFWQGNGGTSAVAQSAETAPAIQPEPRPLPEGLLPDELHTVQLFETASPSIVNVDITQRRVDPWSRRSVEVPAGSGSGFLWDDQGHVVTNFHVIRQASGATVTLDNQTQLEAELVGVSPDHDLAVLRIKSEDGMPLRALPIGASGKLRVGQRVYAIGNPFGLDHTLTTGVVSALDREIQSLTGRMLDHVVQTDAAINPGNSGGPLLDSAGRVIGVNTMIFSPSGASAGVGFAIPIDTVKRVVPELIEHGEYTRPILGVRIDDRVAAPLLAELGVRGVLVLGVDPNSAAGKAGLRPTLRDQAGEITFGDVLLAIDGQRLEDTDDLLNVMERLTDPGMIKLKVYREGEEVEIEVALD; encoded by the coding sequence ATGCGTGATTGGACCCGATCGATGGGGTTGGCGGTGGCTGTGGGTGCGATAGGCGCCTTGGCTTTTCAGGGATTCTGGCAGGGCAATGGGGGCACGTCGGCCGTCGCGCAATCGGCGGAAACTGCGCCCGCGATTCAGCCTGAGCCTCGACCGTTGCCCGAAGGGTTGCTGCCGGACGAGTTGCACACCGTTCAACTCTTCGAGACCGCCTCGCCGTCAATCGTGAACGTCGACATCACGCAGCGACGGGTTGACCCGTGGTCGCGCCGCAGCGTTGAGGTGCCGGCCGGGTCGGGCTCGGGGTTCTTGTGGGACGACCAAGGCCACGTCGTGACGAACTTCCACGTGATCCGCCAAGCGAGCGGCGCGACGGTGACGCTGGACAACCAGACACAACTTGAGGCCGAACTCGTCGGCGTCTCGCCCGACCACGACCTCGCGGTGCTGCGCATCAAGTCCGAAGACGGCATGCCGCTGCGTGCGCTACCCATCGGCGCATCCGGCAAGCTGCGCGTCGGCCAACGCGTCTACGCCATCGGTAACCCGTTCGGGCTCGACCACACGCTCACCACCGGCGTCGTCTCCGCCCTCGACCGCGAGATCCAATCCCTCACCGGGCGGATGCTCGACCACGTGGTGCAGACCGACGCGGCGATCAACCCCGGCAACTCCGGCGGGCCGCTGCTCGACTCGGCCGGACGGGTCATCGGCGTGAACACCATGATCTTTAGCCCATCCGGTGCCTCGGCGGGCGTGGGCTTTGCCATCCCGATCGACACGGTGAAACGCGTGGTGCCCGAGCTGATCGAACACGGCGAGTACACCCGGCCGATCCTGGGTGTGCGGATCGACGACCGCGTCGCGGCGCCCCTGCTCGCAGAGCTCGGCGTACGTGGCGTGCTAGTGTTGGGCGTCGATCCGAACAGCGCCGCGGGTAAGGCGGGGTTGCGCCCGACGCTGCGCGATCAGGCCGGGGAGATCACCTTCGGCGACGTGCTGCTCGCCATCGACGGCCAACGTCTGGAAGACACCGACGACCTGCTGAACGTGATGGAACGCCTGACCGACCCCGGCATGATCAAGCTGAAGGTGTACCGCGAGGGTGAAGAGGTCGAGATCGAGGTTGCGCTGGATTAA
- a CDS encoding diacylglycerol/lipid kinase family protein: MKVLILANPFSGTGPNRKRVLRLEEALTQQGLSTRVVWDRDERIPALKDAGDELRCVVAAGGDGSVADVLNDMQTAGCLGLPFATLPAGNENLFAQEFKFTGKPEDIADAIVRGDTVPVDLARAADPEQPDEPGRLFTLMTSAGFDADVVHRVDRWRNATADTSLKRVNRMSYAPRVVSAMLGYRFPPVTLEADGQTVTGHQAYVFNLPQYGGNLHIGKEAQRDDGQLAWVVFEKPGFINLLGYHWSVLRGKHLTRKTVAHGRADRVTLRTGNGHPAPAQADGDPAGDTPLEMTVMPAALNVIRV; the protein is encoded by the coding sequence ATGAAAGTCCTCATCCTCGCCAACCCGTTCAGCGGCACCGGCCCCAACCGCAAACGCGTCCTGCGTCTCGAAGAGGCGCTGACTCAGCAAGGCTTGTCGACCCGTGTTGTGTGGGATCGTGACGAACGCATCCCCGCGCTCAAGGATGCGGGCGACGAACTGCGCTGCGTCGTCGCGGCGGGGGGCGACGGCTCGGTGGCGGACGTACTCAACGACATGCAGACCGCCGGGTGCCTGGGTTTACCCTTCGCCACATTGCCCGCGGGCAACGAAAACCTCTTCGCCCAGGAGTTCAAGTTCACCGGCAAACCCGAAGACATCGCCGACGCCATCGTGCGGGGAGACACCGTGCCCGTGGACCTCGCCCGGGCCGCAGACCCCGAGCAGCCCGACGAGCCCGGCCGACTGTTCACGCTGATGACCTCCGCCGGATTCGACGCCGACGTCGTTCACCGTGTCGACCGCTGGCGCAACGCCACCGCCGACACCAGCCTCAAGCGTGTCAACCGCATGAGCTACGCCCCGCGCGTCGTCTCCGCGATGCTTGGCTACCGCTTCCCGCCCGTCACCCTCGAAGCGGATGGGCAAACCGTCACCGGCCACCAGGCCTACGTGTTCAACCTCCCGCAGTACGGCGGCAACCTGCACATCGGCAAAGAAGCCCAGCGCGACGACGGCCAACTCGCCTGGGTCGTCTTCGAGAAGCCCGGCTTTATTAATCTGCTCGGCTACCACTGGTCGGTCTTGCGTGGCAAACACCTGACCCGCAAAACCGTCGCCCACGGCCGAGCCGACCGCGTCACCCTCCGCACCGGCAACGGCCACCCCGCCCCAGCCCAAGCTGATGGCGATCCGGCGGGCGATACGCCGCTGGAGATGACCGTCATGCCCGCCGCGTTGAACGTCATCCGGGTTTAA
- a CDS encoding SlyX family protein, with protein sequence MDQRLVNIEEKIAHLERHLGELDGVVREMYDRMDGFKAQLEKIRSDLETHQPGSGDAPAPDSDQQLEDDKPPHW encoded by the coding sequence ATGGACCAGCGACTCGTCAACATCGAAGAAAAGATCGCCCACCTCGAGCGCCACCTCGGCGAACTCGACGGCGTGGTCCGCGAGATGTACGACCGCATGGACGGCTTCAAAGCCCAGCTCGAAAAAATCCGCTCCGATCTCGAAACCCATCAGCCCGGCTCCGGCGACGCACCCGCCCCCGACAGCGATCAGCAACTCGAAGACGACAAGCCACCGCACTGGTAG
- a CDS encoding NupC/NupG family nucleoside CNT transporter: MQALAIFMLRGLLGVAVLLALAWLMSSDRKRVPWRLIAWGMGLQLLLGLLVLKTPVGLAVFGGLAEFVQRLVASVEPATFLLFGTGLSSADGTFGPAFAFAAQGLPVIIFFAALMSVLYYIGIVQILVWVFARVMMVTMGVSGAEAMAMAANMFVGQTEAPLVVKPYLPKMTRSELNALMTGGFATVAGSVMAVYIGLFGDQGVEFGRHLLTASVMSAPAAFVIAKIMLPERETPETQGQIKLEIKRDAHNLIEAAANGTADGLKLWLNVIAMLIAFIALVALVDWPLGWVGDALLGMPLPTTDDAGVVTDPGNPLTLAKVFGWVLAPIAWVIGVQGWQDCQLFGGLLGTKIAINEFIGFLDLSQMTVGEEGGFQSARSAKMAAYALCGFANFSSIGIQIGGITPLAPGRKTDLSKLAFRAMLGGALASCCTAAVAGMFL; this comes from the coding sequence GTGCAAGCGTTGGCGATTTTCATGTTGCGTGGGTTGCTCGGGGTGGCGGTGCTGCTGGCGTTGGCGTGGCTGATGTCCAGCGACCGCAAGCGGGTGCCGTGGCGGTTGATCGCCTGGGGCATGGGGCTGCAGCTGCTCTTGGGATTGCTCGTGCTCAAGACCCCGGTGGGCCTGGCGGTGTTTGGCGGGTTGGCGGAGTTTGTGCAGCGGTTGGTGGCGAGCGTGGAGCCCGCGACGTTTCTGCTTTTCGGCACGGGGCTGTCCTCGGCGGACGGCACGTTCGGCCCGGCGTTCGCGTTCGCGGCGCAGGGGTTGCCGGTGATCATCTTCTTCGCGGCGTTGATGTCGGTGCTGTACTACATCGGGATCGTGCAGATCCTGGTGTGGGTGTTCGCGCGGGTGATGATGGTCACGATGGGTGTGAGCGGGGCCGAGGCGATGGCGATGGCGGCGAACATGTTCGTCGGCCAGACCGAAGCGCCGCTGGTGGTCAAGCCCTACCTCCCCAAGATGACGCGCTCGGAACTCAACGCGCTGATGACCGGCGGCTTCGCCACGGTGGCGGGCTCGGTGATGGCGGTGTACATCGGGTTGTTCGGCGACCAGGGCGTGGAGTTCGGAAGGCATCTGCTCACCGCGTCGGTCATGAGCGCCCCGGCCGCGTTTGTCATCGCCAAGATCATGCTCCCCGAACGCGAGACGCCCGAGACGCAGGGCCAGATCAAGCTCGAGATCAAACGCGATGCGCACAACCTCATCGAAGCCGCCGCCAACGGCACGGCCGACGGCCTCAAGCTCTGGCTGAACGTCATCGCCATGCTCATCGCGTTCATCGCGTTGGTGGCGTTGGTCGATTGGCCGCTGGGTTGGGTGGGCGATGCGTTGCTGGGCATGCCGTTGCCGACGACCGACGACGCGGGGGTGGTGACCGACCCCGGCAACCCGCTTACGCTGGCCAAGGTCTTCGGCTGGGTGCTCGCGCCGATCGCCTGGGTCATCGGCGTGCAGGGCTGGCAAGACTGTCAGCTCTTCGGCGGCTTACTCGGCACGAAGATCGCGATCAACGAGTTCATCGGCTTCCTCGACCTCAGCCAGATGACCGTCGGCGAAGAGGGCGGCTTCCAATCCGCTCGCTCGGCCAAGATGGCGGCCTACGCCCTGTGCGGCTTCGCGAACTTCTCGTCCATCGGCATCCAGATCGGCGGCATTACCCCGCTCGCCCCGGGCCGAAAGACCGACCTGTCCAAGCTCGCCTTCCGCGCCATGCTCGGCGGCGCCCTCGCGTCCTGCTGCACCGCCGCCGTCGCCGGCATGTTCCTCTGA
- a CDS encoding peptidylprolyl isomerase produces the protein MPSAVASHILVSSEAEALDLKQQIADGAAFADLAKQHSACPSGKGGGSLGQFKQGDMVPEFDAVIFSDLPIGEVSEPVKTQFGYHLIEVQQRLA, from the coding sequence ATGCCCAGCGCCGTCGCCAGCCACATCCTCGTCTCCAGCGAAGCCGAAGCCCTCGACCTCAAGCAGCAGATCGCCGATGGCGCCGCTTTCGCCGACCTCGCCAAGCAACACTCCGCCTGCCCCTCGGGCAAAGGCGGCGGCTCGCTCGGCCAATTCAAGCAAGGCGACATGGTCCCCGAATTCGACGCAGTCATCTTCAGCGACCTGCCCATCGGCGAAGTCTCCGAGCCGGTGAAAACCCAATTCGGCTACCACCTGATCGAAGTCCAACAACGGTTGGCCTAA
- a CDS encoding translation initiation factor, which yields MGLFDGTALEQPVTCEHCSEAVADCACPRDGSGAVCRPQDQPARVQREKRRGKWTTVVRGLDAQATDLPALLKQIKKTCSAGGTVTADGLEVQGDHRDRLVEMLKAKGYPAKPAGG from the coding sequence ATGGGACTCTTCGACGGCACCGCGCTCGAACAACCCGTCACCTGCGAACACTGCAGCGAAGCGGTCGCTGACTGCGCCTGCCCGCGTGACGGCTCGGGTGCGGTCTGTCGGCCGCAGGATCAGCCCGCGCGGGTGCAGCGTGAGAAACGCCGAGGCAAGTGGACGACCGTGGTCCGCGGTTTGGATGCACAGGCCACCGATCTCCCCGCACTGCTGAAGCAGATCAAAAAGACCTGCTCGGCGGGCGGCACCGTGACGGCCGACGGCCTCGAAGTCCAGGGCGACCACCGCGACCGCTTGGTCGAGATGCTCAAGGCCAAGGGCTACCCCGCCAAACCCGCGGGCGGTTGA
- a CDS encoding Dabb family protein, giving the protein MNPFVHAVHFWLQPDVSDERRAALVEALKGLGESPNVASCRVGVPAGTDRPVVDNSYDIQLVCGFNSVEDHDRYQSADDTLHTQFIENFKDTWAKVVIYDSLEA; this is encoded by the coding sequence ATGAATCCATTCGTCCACGCCGTGCATTTCTGGTTGCAGCCCGATGTCAGCGATGAGCGTCGCGCTGCCCTCGTCGAGGCCCTCAAGGGTTTGGGCGAAAGCCCCAACGTCGCGTCCTGCCGGGTCGGAGTGCCCGCGGGCACGGACCGCCCGGTGGTCGACAACAGCTACGACATTCAGCTCGTCTGCGGCTTCAACAGCGTCGAAGACCACGACCGCTACCAGTCGGCCGACGACACCCTCCACACCCAGTTCATCGAGAACTTCAAGGACACCTGGGCCAAGGTCGTGATCTACGACTCGCTCGAAGCCTGA